Genomic segment of Myxococcus stipitatus:
CGGCCGGAACTCCCGCTCGGTGATGAGCTTCGTCCAGCTCAACGGGCTGAACTCCCATCCCGCGAACAGCCCCATCGCGAGCGACAGCGCGGCCGTCGTCAGCGTGGGCAGCAGCAAGGACAGGCCAATCTCCCAGCGGCGAGGGTTCGGCTTCCAGTCCTGCTGGGGCGCCTGGAACCAGGCCGCATAGAGGATGGGCAGGAAGTAGCCCGCGTTGAGCAGGCTGCTCATCAGCAGCACGCCCACCAACCAGGGCTCCTTCGCCTCCAGCGCGCCGATGCCCAGGTACCACTTGGTGATGAAGCCCGCGACGGGAGGAATCCCAATCATCCCCAGCGCGGCGATGGTGAACGCCCCCATCGTGAGCGGCATCCGCCGCCCCACGCCACGCAAGTCCTTCACCCGATGCACGTGCAGTTCCTCCGCGAAGTTCCCCGCGCAGAAGAACAAGGTGATTTTCATCACCCCCTGGTGCACCAGATGCACCAGCCCGCCGATGGTCGACACCGTGCCGAAGATGGAGACGCCCACCACGATGTACGCGACCTGGCTCACCGTCGAGTACGCCAGCCGCCGCTTCAGGTCGCCTTGCTGGAGGGCTCGCAGCGAGCCGTAGAGGATGGTGATGCCCGCGACCACCGCCAGCGGGCGCATCACCCCCAGGTCATGCACCAGGTACACGCCATACACGTCGTAGATGACGCGTGTGATGCCAAACGCCCCCGCCTTCACCACCGCGACCGCATGCAGCAGCGCGCTCACCGGTGCGGGCGCCACCATCGCGACGGGCAGCCACCCATGCAGCGGCACCAGCGCCGCCTTCACGCCCAGGCCCGCGATCATCAACACGAAGGCCACCTGCAACCCGGTGCGGTGCTCGACCGCGCCCCAGAGCGCGCCTCGCTCCGTGAACTCCACGGCCCCCGCGAGCACGTACAGCAGCACCACGCCCGCGAGCAGCAGCGTGGCACCGGTCAACGTGTAGCGCAGGTACACATTGCCCGCGCGGAGCGCATCGGGCGTCCCCTTGTGGATGACCAGCGGGTACGTCGACAGCGTGAGCATCTCGTAGAACAGGAAGAACGTGAGCAGGTTGCCCGCGAGCGCGATGCCCATTGTCGAGGCGACACACAGCGAGAAGAAGCCGAAGAACCGGCTGAGATGCTCGGTGCCCTCCAGGTACCCCACGGCGTAGATGGTCGTCACGAACCAGAGCACCGCGGACAGGAGGATGAAGAGCAGGCTGAACGTGTCCGCTCGGAGCACCAGGTCCGCGTTGGGGAGGAAGGGCAGGCGCGTTTCGTAGTGACGGCCCCGGAACACGCCCCACGCCATGAAGAGGGTCAGCCCCAGCTTCGTCACCGCCGCGGCCAGGTTGAGCGTCGTCCGCGTGCGCCGCTGGTCCTGCGGCAGCAGGAAGATGACCAGCCCGGGCAACAGGGAGCTCAGCAGCACCCACACCGGAAGCCAGGTGCCCCTCATCGCGCCGCCCCCACCGCGAGCAGGTCCAGCGGGAACCACGGCACCAGCCCCAGCACCAACGCGATGAGCGCGAGCGCGAGCGGCGCCAGCTCGTTCCCCAGCGGAATCGAGCGCACCTCCACGCCGGGCGGCAGCGGGAGGAAGGAGCCTCGGAGGATGCGAAAGACATACGCCGCCGCCAGCAGGCTGCCCACCAGCAGCACCCCACCCCACCACCACTGGTGCGTCTGGATGGCCGCGTTGAGCAGATACCACTTCGCGATGAACCCACCGCTGGGCGGAATCCCAATCAGGCTGATGCCTCCCAGCGCCATCGCCAGGAAGGTGAAGGGCATGCGGTAGGCCAATCCCTGCACACCGCCCAGCTCGGTGATGCCCACCGCCTGGTGGATGTTCCCCACCGCCACGAACATGGACGCCTTCGCGGCGGCGTGCGAGACGACCAGGTAGATGGCTCCCGACCGGGCCCCGCTCGTCGCCATCGGGAAGACCAGGAACATGTAGCCAATCTGCGCCACGCTCGAATAGGCGACGACCTGCTTGAGCTTCGACTGGCTCAGCGCCAGCAACGAGCCCCACAGCACCGCCGCCGCGCCCAGGACGCCCAGGAACTGGCCCACCTCGGCGTCGAGCACCGGTGCGAAGACCTCCAGCCACATGCGGAACAGCACGTAGTAGGAGCCCTTCGAGATGAGCGCCGACAGGAGCGCCGTCACCGGCGTCGGCGCGCCGCCATAGGTCGGCGGGAGCCAGACGTGCAGGGGGAACAGGGGCGTCTTGAGGCACAGCCCCACCGTCACCAGCGCCGCCGCCGTCCATGTCACGGGCCCTGGCTGGACGCGCTGGGCCAGCAGCCCCATGTCGAGCGCGGCGTACGCGCCATACAGCAGCGAGATGCCCAGCAGGTAGCAGAGCGAGCCCGGCAGCGCGAAGAGCAGGTAGCGCAGGCCCGCTTCCAATCCAGGCAGGTCCCTGCGCACCACGATGAGCGCGACGGCCCCCAGCGTCGTCAGCTCCAGCGTGACGTAGAGGTTGAAGGCATCCGCCGACATCACCAGCGCGTTGAGCGCGCACCAGACGAACAGCCACAGCGGCAGGTACTCACGGTCCTCGCGGTTCCCCAGGTGGTCCAGCGCGTTGACGCTGATGAGCGAGCCCACCAGGGCCACGGTCAACATCATCAGCACCGCGAGCCCATCCGCGCGCCACCCGATGCCCAGCGGCGCGCCCCAGCCTCCGATGTCCTGGTGCAGGGCGCCGACGGTCGCGACCTTCCACGCCAGCACCGCCACCGCCACGAGCGTCACGATGGAGGCGACACCCGCGACGATGCGCACCCCGTCTCGCCCCACCAGCAGCGCGAGCACCGCGCCGAGCAGGGGGACGATGACCGGCCATGCCATCAAGGCCCAGGCCCCCGTCATGAGCCCTCCGGTCTGGAGCGCGCCGAGTCGCTCTCCGCGGCCTGGAGGCGGGAGATGCGTCGCGCCAGCGCCACGCCCAGCGCCGTGGAGCTCACCGACACGACGATGCCCGTGAGCACCAGCGCGTGGGGAATCGGGTCCGGCGCACCCGACGGGACTCGCCGCGCCAGGGCCACGAGGACCAGCAGCACGCCGGAGCCCATGATGTTCGACGCCAGGATGCGCTTCACCACGTGCCGATGCGCGAAGAGGCCCACCAGCCCCACGCTGAACATCGCCATGCCGGACAGCGCGTAGAGCACCCAGGAGCTCACGGGGTCCCCTCGGGCTCCACCTTGGGCGGACGCGCCCCGGGGAAGAACATCAACAGGACCAGGGTGATGGTGACGGTCAGCGCCAGCTCCACCACGAAGATGAGCGT
This window contains:
- a CDS encoding monovalent cation/H+ antiporter subunit D family protein, which translates into the protein MRGTWLPVWVLLSSLLPGLVIFLLPQDQRRTRTTLNLAAAVTKLGLTLFMAWGVFRGRHYETRLPFLPNADLVLRADTFSLLFILLSAVLWFVTTIYAVGYLEGTEHLSRFFGFFSLCVASTMGIALAGNLLTFFLFYEMLTLSTYPLVIHKGTPDALRAGNVYLRYTLTGATLLLAGVVLLYVLAGAVEFTERGALWGAVEHRTGLQVAFVLMIAGLGVKAALVPLHGWLPVAMVAPAPVSALLHAVAVVKAGAFGITRVIYDVYGVYLVHDLGVMRPLAVVAGITILYGSLRALQQGDLKRRLAYSTVSQVAYIVVGVSIFGTVSTIGGLVHLVHQGVMKITLFFCAGNFAEELHVHRVKDLRGVGRRMPLTMGAFTIAALGMIGIPPVAGFITKWYLGIGALEAKEPWLVGVLLMSSLLNAGYFLPILYAAWFQAPQQDWKPNPRRWEIGLSLLLPTLTTAALSLAMGLFAGWEFSPLSWTKLITEREFRP
- a CDS encoding cation:proton antiporter subunit C, whose translation is MSSWVLYALSGMAMFSVGLVGLFAHRHVVKRILASNIMGSGVLLVLVALARRVPSGAPDPIPHALVLTGIVVSVSSTALGVALARRISRLQAAESDSARSRPEGS
- a CDS encoding complex I subunit 5 family protein, which gives rise to MTGAWALMAWPVIVPLLGAVLALLVGRDGVRIVAGVASIVTLVAVAVLAWKVATVGALHQDIGGWGAPLGIGWRADGLAVLMMLTVALVGSLISVNALDHLGNREDREYLPLWLFVWCALNALVMSADAFNLYVTLELTTLGAVALIVVRRDLPGLEAGLRYLLFALPGSLCYLLGISLLYGAYAALDMGLLAQRVQPGPVTWTAAALVTVGLCLKTPLFPLHVWLPPTYGGAPTPVTALLSALISKGSYYVLFRMWLEVFAPVLDAEVGQFLGVLGAAAVLWGSLLALSQSKLKQVVAYSSVAQIGYMFLVFPMATSGARSGAIYLVVSHAAAKASMFVAVGNIHQAVGITELGGVQGLAYRMPFTFLAMALGGISLIGIPPSGGFIAKWYLLNAAIQTHQWWWGGVLLVGSLLAAAYVFRILRGSFLPLPPGVEVRSIPLGNELAPLALALIALVLGLVPWFPLDLLAVGAAR